The following proteins come from a genomic window of Malus domestica chromosome 02, GDT2T_hap1:
- the LOC103401387 gene encoding tubby-like F-box protein 5 isoform X1 yields MSFKGIVRELREMKDGIGSMSRRVGERKLWHRRTLSHIAPDMAPTPPTDVIQQGQWANLPPELLLDIIQRVEESETSWPARAVVVFCGSVCKSWRDITGEIVKTPEQCGRLTFPISLKQPGPRQSPIQCFIRRDRGTSTFYLYYGLAPSEGEKDKLLLAAKRIRRATSTEFVISLVSDDFSRASSAYVGKLRSNFLGTKFTVYDSQPPCDAVPKPKNRSSRRFHSKQVSPRVPACNYSVGNISYELNIFCTRGPRRMHCAMHSIPVSSIQEGGTAPTPTSLLQAYDEQFAVSPSSKEKDLVAEFSSTTLSEPNVSAPGAEPLVLKNKSPRWHEQLQCWCLNFRGRVTVASVKNFQLVAAVDPSHNVSAEEQERVILQFGKIGKDIFTLDYGYPLSCFQAFAICLSSFDTKPACE; encoded by the exons ATGTCGTTCAAAGGCATTGTTCGCGAGCTGCGGGAGATGAAAGATGGAATTGGGAGCATGTCAAGGCGAGTTGGTGAGCGGAAGCTTTGGCATAGAAGGACGTTGTCGCATATTGCTCCTGATATGGCTCCAACCCCTCCAACTGATGTGATTCAGCAGGGTCAGTGGGCAAACTTGCCTCCGGAATTGCTTTTGGACATAATTCAGAGGGTAGAAGAAAGTGAAACCTCGTGGCCTGCTCGAGCTGTCGTTGTTTTTTGTGGTTCAGTTTGTAAGTCATGGAGGGACATTACGGGGGAGATAGTCAAAACTCCTGAGCAATGTGGAAGGCTCACATTTCCAATCTCATTGAAGCAG CCGGGGCCTCGCCAGTCTCCAATACAGTGCTTCATTAGAAGGGATAGAGGAACTTCCACATTTTATCTGTACTATGGTCTGGCACCAT CTGAGGGTGAGAAAGATAAATTATTGCTAGCAGCCAAAAGGATCAGAAGGGCAACAAGCACGGAGTTCGTTATATCTTTGGTTTCAGATGATTTTTCTCGAGCCAGCAGTGCATATGTTGGTAAATTGAG GTCCAACTTTTTGGGTACCAAGTTCACCGTATACGACAGCCAGCCTCCATGTGATGCGGTACCCAAACCAAAAAATCGATCATCTCGAAGGTTCCATTCTAAGCAGGTATCTCCAAGAGTACCAGCGTGTAACTACAGCGTTGGCAACATCTCTTACGAGCTCAATATTTTTTGCACAAGAGGTCCAAGGAGAATGCATTGTGCTATGCACTCCATTCCTGTCTCGTCCATTCAGGAGGGGGGCACCGCCCCAACACCAACATCGTTGCTACAAGCCTATGACGAACAATTTGCTGTCTCACCAAGTTCAAAAGAAAAGGATCTGGTCGCAGAGTTCAGCTCTACAACCCTCTCGGAGCCAAACGTGTCAGCCCCGGGTGCAGAGCCATTGGTTTTGAAAAACAAGTCTCCTAGGTGGCATGAGCAGCTACAATGCTGGTGCCTTAACTTTAGAGGACGCGTTACAGTGGCTTCTGTGAAAAACTTCCAGCTTGTGGCAGCTGTTGATCCGTCCCACAACGTTTCGGCTGAAGAGCAAGAGAGGGTAATCCTACAGTTTGGAAAGATTGGAAAAGACATCTTCACCTTGGATTATGGCTACCCGCTGTCCTGTTTCCAAGCGTTTGCGATCTGCTTAAGCAGCTTCGACACCAAGCCAGCGTGTGAATGA
- the LOC103401387 gene encoding tubby-like F-box protein 5 isoform X2 gives MKRNLISCYMVFTCVIKLTAEGEKDKLLLAAKRIRRATSTEFVISLVSDDFSRASSAYVGKLRSNFLGTKFTVYDSQPPCDAVPKPKNRSSRRFHSKQVSPRVPACNYSVGNISYELNIFCTRGPRRMHCAMHSIPVSSIQEGGTAPTPTSLLQAYDEQFAVSPSSKEKDLVAEFSSTTLSEPNVSAPGAEPLVLKNKSPRWHEQLQCWCLNFRGRVTVASVKNFQLVAAVDPSHNVSAEEQERVILQFGKIGKDIFTLDYGYPLSCFQAFAICLSSFDTKPACE, from the exons ATGAAAAGAAATCTTATAAGTTGCTACATGGTGTTCACTTGTGTTATTAAATTGACAGCTGAGGGTGAGAAAGATAAATTATTGCTAGCAGCCAAAAGGATCAGAAGGGCAACAAGCACGGAGTTCGTTATATCTTTGGTTTCAGATGATTTTTCTCGAGCCAGCAGTGCATATGTTGGTAAATTGAG GTCCAACTTTTTGGGTACCAAGTTCACCGTATACGACAGCCAGCCTCCATGTGATGCGGTACCCAAACCAAAAAATCGATCATCTCGAAGGTTCCATTCTAAGCAGGTATCTCCAAGAGTACCAGCGTGTAACTACAGCGTTGGCAACATCTCTTACGAGCTCAATATTTTTTGCACAAGAGGTCCAAGGAGAATGCATTGTGCTATGCACTCCATTCCTGTCTCGTCCATTCAGGAGGGGGGCACCGCCCCAACACCAACATCGTTGCTACAAGCCTATGACGAACAATTTGCTGTCTCACCAAGTTCAAAAGAAAAGGATCTGGTCGCAGAGTTCAGCTCTACAACCCTCTCGGAGCCAAACGTGTCAGCCCCGGGTGCAGAGCCATTGGTTTTGAAAAACAAGTCTCCTAGGTGGCATGAGCAGCTACAATGCTGGTGCCTTAACTTTAGAGGACGCGTTACAGTGGCTTCTGTGAAAAACTTCCAGCTTGTGGCAGCTGTTGATCCGTCCCACAACGTTTCGGCTGAAGAGCAAGAGAGGGTAATCCTACAGTTTGGAAAGATTGGAAAAGACATCTTCACCTTGGATTATGGCTACCCGCTGTCCTGTTTCCAAGCGTTTGCGATCTGCTTAAGCAGCTTCGACACCAAGCCAGCGTGTGAATGA